From a region of the bacterium genome:
- the ispE gene encoding 4-(cytidine 5'-diphospho)-2-C-methyl-D-erythritol kinase, with product MKELRLNAYAKVNLALDVLQRREDGYHEIETVLHTIALHDSITLRESGEGILVTTDDPSIPTDAGSLLYRTAALLREKYGVARPVEIEVRKRIPVAAGLGGGSADAAMMLIGLAQMWKLRLDRRELYALAARLGSDVPFFLSGGAALARGRGERLQPLAPLPATWVVLARPRFPVLTEWAYGRIRPAEITGRPDIPLLLDAVAKRDLPAVGRLVGNVFEEVVAGHHPIVADLKARILRGEAYGAAMSGTGPTVYGLMANEAAARHLAEDLGTRDEVDVIVTRTFSEER from the coding sequence GTGAAGGAATTGCGCCTCAATGCCTACGCCAAAGTCAACCTAGCCCTGGATGTACTGCAGCGTCGTGAGGACGGGTATCACGAGATCGAGACCGTCCTCCACACGATCGCGCTGCACGACTCGATAACGCTGCGCGAGTCGGGCGAGGGGATCCTCGTCACCACCGACGACCCCTCAATCCCAACGGACGCGGGCAGCCTGCTGTACCGCACGGCCGCGCTGTTGCGGGAGAAGTACGGCGTGGCGCGGCCGGTAGAGATCGAGGTGCGCAAACGCATTCCCGTGGCTGCCGGCCTTGGTGGAGGCAGCGCCGACGCCGCGATGATGCTGATCGGGCTGGCCCAGATGTGGAAGCTGCGGCTCGACCGCCGCGAGCTCTACGCGCTGGCGGCGCGGCTCGGCTCGGACGTGCCGTTCTTTCTGAGCGGCGGCGCCGCCTTGGCCCGGGGAAGGGGCGAACGGCTCCAGCCGCTCGCGCCGCTGCCGGCCACCTGGGTGGTGCTGGCCAGGCCCCGATTCCCGGTGCTGACCGAGTGGGCCTACGGGCGCATACGGCCCGCGGAGATTACCGGCCGTCCAGACATCCCGCTGCTCTTGGATGCGGTGGCCAAGCGAGATCTGCCCGCGGTCGGGCGCCTAGTGGGGAACGTGTTCGAGGAGGTTGTCGCCGGCCACCATCCCATCGTCGCCGATCTGAAGGCGCGGATCCTGCGGGGTGAGGCCTATGGGGCCGCGATGAGCGGCACTGGGCCCACCGTCTACGGGTTGATGGCCAACGAGGCCGCGGCCAGGCACCTTGCCGAGGACCTGGGAACGCGGGATGAGGTGGATGTCATCGTGACGCGCACCTTCTCGGAGGAACGCTAG